In the Geobacter sp. FeAm09 genome, one interval contains:
- a CDS encoding bifunctional nitrogenase iron-molybdenum cofactor biosynthesis protein NifEN yields the protein MAKPDWYDTTDCETHDKGAPKFCKKSEPGEGTERSCAYDGARVVLMPITDVIHLVHGPIACAGNSWDNRGARSSGSQLFRRGFTTEMLENDVIFGGEKKLYKAILDLAERYKGQANAMFVYATCVTAMTGDDVEAVCKAAAEKTSIPIIPVNTPGFIGDKNIGNRLAGEILFKHVVGTAEPPVLGDYPINLIGEYNIAGDLWGMLPLFNRLGIQILSCISGDAKFQELRYAHRAKLNIIICSKSLTNLAKKMQKTYGMPYLEESFYGMTDTAKALRDIARELDNAVNGLEKRTMQDRVEKLLVEEEELCRQRIAPYRARLEGKRAVLFTGGVKTWSMVNSLRELGVEILAAGTQNSTLEDFYRMKSLMHKDARIIEDTSTAGLLGVMAEKLPDLIVAGGKTKYLALKTKTPFLDINHGRSHPYAGYEGMVTFARQLDLTVNNPIWPVVNAPAPWEKSEDEFAADVAAAAGHAATFLAEDISASRVKVATKCATVNPQKNSPALGATMAYMGIDNMLALLHGAQGCSTFIRLQLARHYKESIALNCTAMSEDTAIFGGWENLKKGIKRVIDKFGPRVVGIMTSGLTETMGDDVQSAIVHFRQENPEYADVPVVWASTPDYCGSLQEGYAATVEAILATLPEGGPAIERQVNLLPGAHLTPADVEEIKELVESFGLTVLTIPDIANAMDGHVDDEVSPLSTGGITVDAIRTAGRSVATVYIGDSLAKAGLKLQERFGIPAYGFNSLTGLAETDRFMETLSAIAGLPIPEKHRRWRSRLMDAMLDSHYQFGSKKVALALESDALKALTTFLSGMGCEIQAALSATRTRGLDGLPSANVAVGDLEDLEEAAEGVDLLVANSNGRQAAGKLKIGAHLRAGVPVFDRLGAHQKVWVGYRGTMNLVFEAANLFQANAKEALRVAHN from the coding sequence ATGGCAAAGCCCGACTGGTACGACACAACCGACTGCGAAACCCACGACAAGGGCGCGCCGAAGTTCTGCAAGAAATCCGAACCCGGCGAAGGCACGGAACGCTCCTGCGCCTACGACGGCGCCCGCGTCGTCTTGATGCCCATTACCGACGTGATCCACCTGGTGCACGGCCCCATCGCCTGCGCCGGCAACTCCTGGGACAACCGCGGCGCCCGTTCGTCCGGATCGCAGCTCTTCCGGCGGGGCTTCACCACCGAGATGCTGGAGAACGACGTCATCTTCGGCGGCGAAAAGAAGCTTTACAAGGCCATCCTGGACCTGGCGGAACGCTACAAGGGGCAAGCCAACGCCATGTTCGTCTACGCCACCTGCGTGACCGCCATGACCGGCGACGACGTGGAGGCGGTGTGCAAGGCTGCGGCGGAGAAGACCTCCATCCCCATCATCCCGGTCAACACCCCCGGCTTTATCGGCGACAAGAACATCGGCAACCGCCTGGCCGGCGAGATCCTGTTCAAACACGTGGTCGGCACGGCCGAACCCCCGGTGTTGGGCGACTACCCCATCAACCTGATCGGCGAGTACAACATCGCCGGCGACCTGTGGGGCATGCTGCCGCTCTTCAACCGCCTGGGCATCCAGATCCTCTCCTGCATCAGCGGGGACGCCAAATTCCAGGAGCTGCGCTACGCCCACCGGGCGAAGCTCAACATCATCATCTGCTCCAAATCCCTGACGAACCTGGCCAAGAAGATGCAGAAAACCTACGGCATGCCCTACCTGGAAGAGTCCTTTTACGGCATGACCGATACGGCCAAGGCGCTCAGGGACATTGCCCGGGAACTGGATAATGCGGTCAACGGCCTGGAGAAGCGGACCATGCAGGACCGGGTGGAGAAGCTGCTGGTGGAGGAAGAGGAGTTGTGCCGCCAGCGCATCGCCCCCTATCGCGCGCGGCTGGAAGGGAAGCGGGCCGTGCTGTTCACCGGCGGCGTCAAGACCTGGTCCATGGTCAACTCCCTGCGGGAACTGGGAGTGGAAATCCTGGCGGCCGGTACCCAGAATTCGACCCTGGAAGACTTCTACCGCATGAAAAGCCTGATGCACAAGGACGCCAGGATCATCGAGGACACCTCCACCGCCGGGCTTCTGGGGGTCATGGCCGAAAAACTGCCGGACCTGATCGTGGCCGGCGGCAAAACAAAATACCTGGCGCTCAAGACCAAGACCCCATTCCTGGACATCAACCATGGCCGCTCCCACCCCTACGCCGGTTACGAGGGGATGGTGACCTTCGCCCGCCAACTCGACCTGACGGTCAACAACCCGATCTGGCCGGTGGTGAACGCCCCGGCTCCGTGGGAAAAGAGCGAGGACGAGTTCGCCGCCGATGTCGCTGCGGCCGCGGGGCACGCCGCCACCTTCCTGGCCGAGGATATTTCCGCCTCGCGGGTCAAAGTCGCCACCAAATGCGCCACGGTCAACCCCCAGAAAAACTCCCCGGCCCTGGGCGCAACCATGGCCTACATGGGGATCGATAACATGCTCGCCCTCCTGCACGGCGCCCAGGGGTGCTCCACCTTCATACGCCTGCAGCTGGCGCGTCACTACAAGGAGTCCATCGCCCTCAACTGTACCGCCATGAGCGAGGATACAGCCATCTTCGGCGGCTGGGAGAACCTCAAGAAGGGGATCAAGCGGGTGATCGACAAATTCGGGCCCCGGGTGGTGGGCATCATGACCTCCGGCCTGACCGAAACCATGGGTGACGACGTGCAGAGCGCCATCGTCCACTTCCGCCAGGAAAACCCCGAGTATGCCGACGTGCCCGTTGTGTGGGCATCCACCCCCGACTACTGCGGTTCCCTGCAGGAAGGGTACGCCGCCACCGTGGAAGCGATCCTCGCCACCCTGCCGGAAGGGGGGCCGGCCATCGAGCGGCAGGTGAACCTGCTGCCGGGCGCCCACCTCACACCCGCCGACGTGGAGGAGATCAAGGAACTGGTCGAATCCTTCGGCCTGACCGTGCTGACCATCCCTGACATCGCCAACGCCATGGACGGCCACGTTGACGACGAGGTTTCACCCCTCTCCACCGGTGGCATCACGGTGGATGCGATCCGCACGGCGGGCAGGAGCGTCGCGACCGTCTATATCGGCGACTCCCTGGCCAAGGCGGGCCTGAAGCTCCAGGAACGGTTCGGCATCCCGGCCTACGGATTCAACTCCCTGACCGGCCTGGCCGAGACCGACCGCTTCATGGAGACGCTCAGCGCCATCGCCGGGCTTCCCATACCGGAAAAACACCGCCGCTGGCGGAGCCGCCTGATGGACGCCATGCTGGACAGCCACTACCAGTTCGGCAGCAAAAAGGTAGCCCTGGCCCTGGAGTCGGACGCCCTCAAGGCCCTGACCACCTTCCTGAGCGGCATGGGGTGCGAGATCCAGGCGGCCCTCAGCGCCACCCGGACCCGCGGGCTGGACGGACTGCCGAGCGCCAACGTCGCCGTGGGCGATCTGGAGGACCTGGAAGAGGCGGCCGAGGGCGTCGATCTGCTGGTGGCCAACTCCAACGGCCGTCAGGCGGCCGGCAAGCTCAAGATCGGGGCGCATCTGCGGGCGGGAGTGCCGGTCTTCGACCGCCTGGGCGCTCACCAGAAGGTATGGGTCGGCTATCGGGGGACCATGAACCTGGTCTTCGAGGCGGCCAATCTCTTTCAGGCCAATGCCAAGGAAGCGTTGCGAGTGGCCCATAACTGA
- the nifX gene encoding nitrogen fixation protein NifX, producing the protein MKIAFTTSTGEMIDQHFGQCQSFHIWEVGPDEAGFLTTISAITTAEDEEDRIMARATAIADCAIVYTMQIGGPAAAKLVARKIHPMKTGAEVSLKETVERLQEVLRGNPPPWLRKAMNKEQATSFLED; encoded by the coding sequence ATGAAAATAGCGTTCACCACTTCAACCGGCGAGATGATCGACCAACACTTCGGCCAGTGCCAAAGTTTTCACATCTGGGAGGTCGGCCCGGACGAGGCGGGATTCCTCACGACCATCAGCGCCATCACCACGGCCGAAGACGAGGAAGACCGCATCATGGCCCGGGCCACCGCCATCGCCGACTGCGCCATCGTTTATACCATGCAGATCGGCGGCCCGGCGGCGGCCAAACTGGTCGCCAGGAAGATCCACCCCATGAAGACCGGCGCGGAGGTCAGCCTGAAGGAGACCGTTGAACGGCTTCAGGAAGTGCTGCGCGGCAACCCGCCGCCATGGCTCAGAAAGGCAATGAACAAGGAACAGGCCACCTCGTTCCTGGAAGATTGA
- the fdxB gene encoding ferredoxin III, nif-specific, with translation MSYITALTKNKQEWTPQFIKSIDEELCIGCGRCFKVCAHDVLAFEELDEDDSAKMFMKIENDGNCIGCQACGRTCSKKCFTFEPIAL, from the coding sequence ATGTCTTACATCACCGCCCTGACCAAGAACAAGCAGGAATGGACCCCCCAATTCATCAAGTCCATCGACGAAGAGCTCTGTATCGGCTGCGGCCGCTGCTTCAAAGTCTGCGCCCACGACGTCCTGGCCTTCGAGGAACTGGACGAGGACGACTCGGCCAAGATGTTCATGAAGATCGAGAACGACGGCAACTGTATCGGCTGCCAGGCGTGCGGCCGCACCTGTTCCAAGAAGTGCTTTACCTTTGAGCCGATCGCACTGTAG
- a CDS encoding NifB/NifX family molybdenum-iron cluster-binding protein, with amino-acid sequence MLIAVASKDGKEINQHFGHAERFLIYDVEQNEARLVDEKKVERYCSFNPENPLRGHALRGIAEALTGCRAVVTAQMGEHPQGELEKLGITPFAVSGPIKATLVELAKVL; translated from the coding sequence ATGCTCATCGCGGTCGCATCCAAGGACGGCAAGGAAATCAACCAGCACTTCGGCCATGCCGAGCGTTTTTTGATCTATGACGTGGAGCAGAATGAGGCCAGGCTGGTTGATGAGAAAAAGGTGGAGCGCTACTGCAGCTTCAACCCGGAGAATCCGTTGCGCGGCCACGCCCTGAGAGGGATTGCCGAGGCGCTTACGGGGTGCCGGGCGGTGGTGACGGCCCAGATGGGCGAACACCCCCAGGGTGAACTGGAGAAGCTGGGGATTACCCCCTTCGCGGTATCCGGCCCCATCAAGGCCACGCTGGTGGAACTGGCAAAGGTCCTGTAG
- a CDS encoding NAD(+)--dinitrogen-reductase ADP-D-ribosyltransferase, producing MENGSFNYCNLPPWVIASRHFNENPQPLEIQGVKEGNRFLFEKLAAIPSQEERALVFNDFMSVKFQLHNWQDQATDTARKSIKNSYLRFLRGWMMDSNSIEGAVLKRWVESRMGITPTFHRARISDIHSEAYFNYSVDVMKGSARTNAIQSQLDLLYEYCQFELARKYPAALAIPLYRGTYDANEHSILEQTGKREQIVRLNNLVSFTSDEERAWEFGSTVWRVQVPLSKIFFYNDLLPGSIMKGEGEYLIIGGEYRVRQVMCTL from the coding sequence GTGGAAAACGGTTCTTTCAACTACTGCAACCTGCCGCCGTGGGTTATCGCCTCGCGCCACTTCAACGAAAATCCCCAACCGCTGGAGATCCAGGGCGTCAAGGAGGGCAACCGCTTCCTGTTCGAGAAGCTGGCCGCCATCCCCTCCCAGGAGGAGCGCGCCCTGGTCTTCAACGACTTCATGTCGGTCAAATTCCAGCTCCACAACTGGCAGGACCAGGCCACCGACACCGCCCGCAAAAGCATCAAGAACAGTTACCTGCGCTTCCTGCGCGGCTGGATGATGGATTCCAACTCCATCGAGGGGGCGGTGCTCAAACGCTGGGTCGAGAGCCGCATGGGCATCACCCCCACCTTCCACCGCGCCAGGATTTCCGACATCCACAGCGAGGCGTATTTCAACTACTCGGTGGATGTCATGAAGGGAAGCGCCCGCACCAACGCCATCCAGTCCCAACTGGACCTGCTCTACGAATACTGCCAGTTTGAGCTGGCCCGCAAGTACCCGGCAGCCCTCGCCATCCCCCTCTACCGGGGCACCTACGACGCCAATGAACACAGCATCCTGGAGCAGACCGGCAAACGGGAACAGATCGTTCGTCTCAACAACCTGGTTTCCTTCACCTCGGACGAGGAACGGGCCTGGGAGTTCGGTTCCACGGTGTGGCGGGTCCAGGTGCCACTCAGCAAGATCTTCTTTTACAACGACCTGTTGCCCGGCAGCATCATGAAGGGGGAGGGAGAGTACCTCATCATCGGCGGCGAATATCGGGTGCGTCAGGTGATGTGCACGCTCTAA
- a CDS encoding DUF2892 domain-containing protein, translating into MKEEYYVERVVRIIAGSFIIVSLLLAHFHSPYWLWFTGFVGLNLFQSGFTQFCPMFTLLGKLGVPRFPKGACPSRD; encoded by the coding sequence ATGAAAGAAGAATATTACGTCGAGAGGGTGGTCCGTATCATCGCGGGATCATTTATCATTGTTTCGCTGCTGCTGGCCCATTTCCATTCACCCTACTGGCTCTGGTTCACCGGCTTCGTCGGCCTCAACCTGTTCCAGTCCGGCTTCACCCAGTTCTGCCCGATGTTCACTCTCCTGGGAAAGCTGGGGGTGCCGCGCTTTCCCAAGGGGGCCTGTCCGTCGCGGGATTAG
- a CDS encoding C-GCAxxG-C-C family protein yields MFWSKNKQTAAEGVEVTEQCRSEAEALYRSGKYHCAEAVLAVVRNHFRPDLPEEVVQMASGFGAGSGSGCICGAVSGGTVALGLVLKEDKRRITHLPRELHTWFREKYGATCCKTIRATNDKGICPVLTGEVAGKIAEMLSRR; encoded by the coding sequence ATGTTCTGGTCGAAAAACAAACAAACGGCGGCGGAAGGGGTGGAAGTGACCGAACAGTGCCGCAGCGAGGCCGAGGCGCTGTACCGTTCGGGAAAATACCACTGCGCCGAGGCCGTGCTGGCGGTTGTCAGAAACCATTTCCGTCCCGACCTGCCCGAAGAGGTGGTGCAGATGGCCAGCGGTTTCGGTGCCGGTTCCGGCTCCGGCTGCATCTGCGGCGCCGTGTCGGGCGGCACCGTGGCCCTGGGGCTGGTGCTGAAGGAGGACAAGAGGCGGATCACCCATCTGCCCCGGGAACTCCATACCTGGTTCAGGGAGAAGTACGGCGCCACCTGCTGCAAGACCATCCGCGCCACCAACGACAAGGGCATCTGCCCCGTATTGACGGGTGAGGTGGCGGGGAAGATAGCGGAGATGCTGTCGCGGCGTTGA
- a CDS encoding efflux RND transporter permease subunit — protein MERLGFAGKIAHAFIDSKLTPLIVAASLLLGVFAVKMTPREEEPQIVVPMVDIYLPLPGSSPQEVQERVVKPFEGKLWEIKGVEYLYSMSRPGMGIVTVRFLVGQPMEESLVKLYNKVMSNRGILPPGAGEPLVVPKSIDDVPIMTLTLWSSRYDHATLRTLAREVCDDLRKGENAAETEIKGGLTRQVRVVLDAPRLAGYGLSPLQVAAALRRGNAEFASGSFTSGNREVLVETGNFLESDDAVRRLVVGVYNGKPVYLADVAQVTDGAKVPDTYVFMGLGPGARAKGLTGDPKQDYAAVTVSIAKRKGANATWVAEDLLKKVEALKGKVIPSDVQVTVTRNYGETAREKNNELLFHMFLAALSVTILIALFMGWRAGAVAAIAIPVTLALTMLIFYLIGYTLNRITLFALIFSIGILVDDAIVVVENIHRYFTTTVLKPLEAAVRAVDEIGNPTVLATFAVIASILPMGFVGGLMGPYMRPIPVGASMAMLFSMLIAFIVTPYFAYRFMKGESHFGSGEAPEDSKLTAFYRRGMGALIHNVTLRSGFLAGVVVLLLLSCSLIWFKAVTVKMLPFDNKNELQVIIDAPDGTPLEQTARIAREMGDALRSVPEVSDFQLYIGTSAPFNFNGLVRHYYLRKGANLADIQVNLLPKDERTDQSHAIAKRIRPLVKTIADRYGARVKVAEIPPGPPVLSTLVAEIYGPDDAARAGVAARVKAILARTAGVVDVDWYREDDRPKVTLAVDREKAALAGIPVEDVARTLQIALGGEDVGLLHLPRAKEPVTINLRLPVSQRSSVADLSSIQLPGPRGNVPLSQLVRVVTGAEEETLYRKNLKNVVYVIGDVAGEIEAPVYAILKVRREIAALPTPDGAKIQVLASRQPWSEEHVGMKWDGEWHITYEVFRDLGIAFGAVMVLIYILVVAWFRDFTTPLVIMAPIPLTLIGILPGHALFGAFFTATSMIGFIALAGIIVRNSIILIDFAEMKRREGMPLDEAIIEAGAVRFRPMLLTGAAVVVGSFVIVFDPIFQGLAIAMMCGEIASTTLSRVTIPILYYLVQSWKERHTKTGQHEV, from the coding sequence ATGGAACGCCTCGGTTTTGCCGGAAAAATCGCCCACGCCTTCATCGACTCCAAACTGACGCCGCTGATCGTTGCGGCCTCGCTCCTTCTGGGCGTCTTTGCGGTCAAGATGACCCCCCGGGAGGAAGAGCCCCAGATCGTCGTGCCCATGGTGGATATCTATCTCCCTCTCCCCGGCTCCTCTCCCCAGGAGGTGCAGGAGCGGGTGGTGAAGCCCTTCGAAGGCAAACTCTGGGAGATCAAGGGGGTCGAATACCTCTATTCCATGAGCCGCCCCGGTATGGGGATCGTTACGGTGCGCTTCCTGGTGGGGCAGCCCATGGAAGAGTCGCTGGTCAAGCTCTACAACAAGGTCATGAGCAACCGCGGCATCCTCCCCCCGGGGGCCGGCGAGCCGCTGGTGGTGCCGAAATCCATCGACGACGTCCCCATCATGACCCTGACCCTCTGGTCTTCGCGCTACGATCACGCCACCCTCCGCACCCTGGCCCGGGAGGTCTGCGACGACCTGAGGAAGGGGGAGAATGCCGCCGAAACCGAGATCAAGGGGGGGCTGACGCGCCAGGTGCGGGTCGTGCTGGACGCCCCGCGACTGGCCGGTTACGGCCTCTCCCCCCTCCAGGTGGCGGCGGCCCTGCGCAGGGGCAATGCCGAGTTCGCCTCCGGCTCCTTCACCAGCGGCAATCGGGAGGTGCTGGTGGAAACTGGCAATTTCCTGGAGAGCGACGACGCGGTCAGGCGTCTCGTGGTGGGGGTGTACAACGGCAAGCCGGTATATCTGGCCGACGTGGCCCAGGTGACCGACGGGGCGAAGGTCCCGGATACCTATGTTTTCATGGGGTTGGGGCCGGGAGCCCGTGCCAAGGGCCTGACCGGCGATCCCAAGCAGGACTATGCCGCGGTGACCGTCTCCATCGCCAAACGCAAGGGGGCCAACGCGACCTGGGTGGCCGAGGATCTGCTGAAAAAGGTCGAGGCGCTCAAGGGGAAAGTGATCCCCTCGGATGTGCAGGTCACCGTAACCCGCAACTACGGCGAAACCGCCAGGGAAAAGAACAACGAACTCCTGTTCCACATGTTCCTGGCGGCGCTCTCGGTCACGATCCTGATCGCCCTGTTCATGGGGTGGCGGGCCGGAGCGGTGGCCGCCATAGCCATCCCGGTCACGTTGGCCCTGACCATGCTGATCTTCTACCTGATCGGCTACACGCTCAACCGCATCACCCTGTTCGCCCTGATCTTCTCCATCGGCATCCTGGTGGACGACGCCATCGTGGTGGTGGAGAACATCCACCGCTACTTCACCACCACGGTGCTCAAGCCGCTGGAGGCCGCCGTCCGCGCGGTGGACGAGATCGGCAATCCGACGGTGCTGGCCACCTTCGCGGTGATCGCGTCGATCCTGCCCATGGGTTTCGTGGGCGGGCTGATGGGGCCGTACATGCGCCCCATTCCGGTGGGGGCCAGCATGGCCATGCTGTTCTCCATGCTGATCGCCTTTATCGTCACCCCCTACTTTGCCTACCGTTTCATGAAGGGGGAGTCCCATTTCGGTTCCGGCGAGGCACCCGAGGATTCGAAGCTGACCGCCTTTTACCGCAGGGGCATGGGGGCTCTGATCCACAACGTCACCCTGCGCTCCGGTTTTCTGGCGGGGGTGGTGGTCCTGCTGCTCCTCTCCTGCTCGCTCATCTGGTTCAAGGCCGTCACGGTCAAGATGCTCCCCTTCGACAACAAGAACGAGTTGCAGGTGATCATCGACGCGCCGGACGGAACCCCGCTGGAGCAGACCGCCCGCATTGCCCGCGAGATGGGGGATGCCCTGCGGAGTGTGCCCGAGGTCAGCGATTTCCAGCTCTACATCGGCACCAGCGCGCCCTTCAACTTCAACGGCCTGGTGCGCCACTACTACCTGCGCAAAGGTGCGAACCTGGCCGATATCCAGGTGAACCTGCTGCCCAAGGATGAACGCACGGACCAGTCCCATGCCATTGCCAAGCGTATCCGCCCCCTTGTGAAGACGATTGCCGACCGGTACGGGGCGCGGGTCAAGGTGGCGGAGATCCCCCCCGGCCCACCGGTGCTCTCGACCCTGGTGGCCGAGATCTACGGTCCGGATGACGCCGCCCGTGCGGGGGTCGCCGCCAGGGTCAAGGCGATCCTGGCCCGGACCGCCGGGGTGGTTGACGTGGACTGGTACCGGGAGGACGACCGGCCGAAGGTGACCCTGGCCGTCGACCGGGAGAAGGCGGCCCTGGCCGGTATCCCGGTGGAGGATGTGGCGCGGACGCTCCAGATCGCCCTGGGCGGGGAGGATGTGGGGCTGCTGCACCTGCCCCGGGCAAAGGAGCCGGTCACCATCAACCTGCGCCTGCCGGTCTCCCAGAGAAGCTCCGTGGCCGACCTCTCGTCCATCCAGCTCCCCGGTCCCCGGGGCAACGTGCCGCTCTCCCAACTGGTGCGGGTCGTCACCGGGGCCGAGGAAGAGACGCTGTACCGCAAAAACCTGAAGAATGTGGTCTACGTGATCGGTGACGTGGCCGGCGAGATCGAGGCCCCGGTCTACGCCATCCTCAAGGTCCGCAGGGAGATCGCGGCCCTGCCGACGCCGGATGGCGCAAAGATCCAGGTGCTGGCCTCCCGGCAGCCCTGGAGCGAGGAGCACGTGGGCATGAAATGGGACGGTGAATGGCACATCACCTATGAGGTCTTCCGGGACCTGGGCATCGCCTTCGGGGCGGTGATGGTGCTGATCTACATCCTGGTGGTGGCCTGGTTCAGGGACTTTACCACCCCCCTGGTGATCATGGCCCCCATCCCCCTGACCCTGATCGGCATCCTGCCGGGGCACGCCCTGTTCGGGGCGTTCTTCACCGCCACCTCCATGATCGGCTTCATCGCCCTGGCCGGTATCATCGTGCGCAACTCCATTATCCTGATCGACTTTGCCGAGATGAAGCGCCGGGAGGGGATGCCTCTGGACGAGGCGATCATCGAGGCCGGAGCGGTACGCTTCCGCCCCATGCTCCTGACCGGGGCGGCCGTGGTGGTGGGGAGCTTCGTGATCGTCTTCGATCCGATCTTCCAGGGGCTGGCCATCGCCATGATGTGCGGCGAGATCGCCTCCACGACCCTGTCGCGGGTGACCATCCCGATCCTGTACTATCTGGTGCAGAGCTGGAAGGAACGGCATACCAAGACCGGGCAGCACGAGGTATAA